Proteins found in one Chthonomonadales bacterium genomic segment:
- a CDS encoding SLBB domain-containing protein, giving the protein MRLSVLTIAGAAVVLGLAPALARAQEPPRSPAQDAARTPQDLAGLFVGGEADFDPNQPIKPGFQLSVRVSSGAGEEAELTGVFPVDPTGNIQMKLIGLVQVRQLTPSQAADKIAALLKPYLKDPTVSVAIVSVPRPVVFLSGSVARSGAVPVADGTTLAELLTVMGFTDNADLSKVRVVRRGEKNERTMTEYDFLRWLKPAPGAKPDETQNPALGDRDFVFVPLKTVPSTGNVSVMGDVQRPGIVPLRSGVPLTLREAMTLSGGLNPTADRGEVVIRRSGIDKPIVVDYDRAQAGDAASDILMLPDDVVFVQQLGPEQYVTMNGAVVRPGRLPYTGPMTLTQAIADAGGIQLSAKDQEGRVFRHVAGPDPTKTQIIAFNYRKIRTNKEPDMLLEAGDTVEIPQGYAPRPALDPLQLTQSLLSIALTLDLLMGGRRY; this is encoded by the coding sequence ATGCGCCTGTCGGTGTTGACCATCGCCGGCGCGGCAGTCGTTCTAGGCCTGGCGCCCGCTCTGGCTCGCGCCCAGGAGCCGCCGCGCTCGCCGGCCCAGGACGCCGCGCGGACACCCCAGGATCTGGCGGGTCTGTTCGTTGGAGGCGAGGCGGACTTCGACCCCAACCAGCCGATCAAGCCGGGCTTCCAGCTCTCGGTGCGCGTCAGTTCCGGCGCCGGCGAGGAGGCCGAGCTGACCGGCGTGTTCCCCGTTGACCCGACGGGGAACATCCAGATGAAGCTGATCGGCCTTGTTCAGGTGCGCCAGCTCACCCCGAGCCAGGCCGCTGACAAGATCGCCGCTCTGCTGAAGCCTTACCTCAAGGACCCCACGGTCTCCGTCGCCATCGTCTCCGTCCCGCGTCCCGTAGTCTTTCTGAGTGGCAGCGTCGCGCGCAGCGGCGCCGTGCCCGTTGCCGACGGCACGACGCTGGCCGAGTTGCTCACCGTGATGGGATTCACCGACAACGCCGACCTGAGCAAGGTCCGCGTGGTGCGTCGCGGCGAGAAGAACGAGCGGACCATGACCGAGTATGACTTCCTGCGCTGGCTCAAGCCCGCCCCAGGGGCCAAACCCGACGAGACGCAGAACCCGGCCCTCGGCGACCGTGACTTCGTCTTTGTGCCGCTGAAGACCGTGCCCTCGACCGGCAACGTGAGCGTTATGGGCGACGTGCAGCGGCCGGGCATCGTCCCGCTCCGCAGCGGGGTGCCGCTCACCTTGCGCGAAGCGATGACGCTGAGCGGCGGGCTCAACCCGACCGCGGACCGCGGCGAGGTCGTCATCCGCCGAAGCGGAATTGACAAGCCGATCGTGGTGGACTACGACCGTGCTCAGGCCGGCGACGCGGCGAGCGACATCCTCATGCTGCCGGATGACGTCGTCTTCGTGCAACAGCTCGGTCCCGAGCAGTACGTCACGATGAACGGCGCCGTGGTGCGACCGGGCCGACTGCCCTACACCGGCCCGATGACGCTGACACAGGCCATCGCGGACGCCGGCGGCATCCAGCTCTCGGCCAAAGACCAGGAGGGCCGCGTCTTCCGCCACGTGGCCGGCCCCGACCCGACGAAGACGCAGATCATCGCGTTCAACTACCGCAAGATCCGCACGAACAAAGAGCCCGACATGCTGCTGGAGGCCGGCGACACGGTCGAGATCCCGCAGGGCTACGCTCCGCGCCCGGCGCTCGATCCGCTGCAGCTCACGCAGAGCCTCCTGAGCATCGCGCTGACGCTGGACCTCCTGATGGGCGGCCGCCGCTACTGA